A stretch of the Papaver somniferum cultivar HN1 chromosome 6, ASM357369v1, whole genome shotgun sequence genome encodes the following:
- the LOC113289262 gene encoding indole-3-pyruvate monooxygenase YUCCA2-like: MTTEIKRVWVSQPVIIGGGPSGLAVAACLKKRGLPSLILERENCAASLWRNRTYDRLRLHLPKNFCQLPYMEFPPDFPSYPTKEQYIEYLDAYVKHFSIEPIYEEHVQIAEYDSAMGFWLVKTNNAEFVCRWLIVATGENADPVIPEIDGISDFQGQILHTSLYKNGDEFEGDKVLVLGCGNSGMEISLDLCNCGAQVSIVVRDTLHILPRDILGRSTFGISMCLLKWFPIWLVDQFLLFCSRLILQDVRQLGFKRPELGPLELKIRTGKTPVLDVGTLAKIRTGQIKVVPGVKRFTNKGVEFVDGRVDEFDSVILATGYRTNVPSWLKEDEFFSKEDGYPRKPFPNGWKGKNGLYSVGFTKKGLLGASIDAQRVAEDIAQQWKSETKHFHLRV; the protein is encoded by the exons ATGACAACCGAAATAAAGCGAGTTTGGGTTTCACAGCCAGTGATCATTGGTGGAGGACCTTCAGGGTTAGCGGTAGCTGCATGCCTTAAGAAAAGAGGACTACCTTCGTTGATCCTCGAAAGAGAAAATTGTGCAGCATCTCTATGGAGAAATAGAACTTACGATCGACTAAGGCTTCACCTACCTAAGAACTTCTGCCAGCTTCCTTACATGGAGTTTCCACCCGACTTTCCATCATACCCAACAAAGGAACAATATATAGAATACTTAGATGCTTACGTGAAGCACTTCTCTATCGAACCAATATACGAAGAGCATGTTCAGATAGCTGAGTATGATTCAGCAATGGGATTTTGGCTAGTCAAAACCAATAACGCGGAATTTGTTTGCCGGTGGCTCATCGTAGCAACAGGTGAGAATGCAGACCCTGTCATACCTGAAATTGATGGAATCTCAGATTTCCAAGGCCAGATATTACATACCAGTTTATATAAAAACGGAGATGAATTCGAAGGAGACAAAGTCTTGGTTTTGGGTTGTGGGAATTCAGGGATGGAGATTAGCTTGGATTTATGTAATTGCGGTGCTCAAGTCTCTATTGTTGTGAGGGATACG TTGCATATTTTGCCTAGAGATATACTTGGCAGATCAACCTTTGGTATTTCAATGTGTCTACTCAAGTGGTTTCCTATATGGTTGGTTGAtcagtttcttctcttctgttCACGTTTGATCCTTCAAGATGTACGACAACTCGGTTTCAAAAGACCTGAATTGGGCCCTCTTGAATTGAAGATCAGAACCGGGAAGACCCCAGTTTTAGATGTTGGTACTCTAGCCAAAATCCGAACTGGTCAAATTAAG GTTGTACCAGGCGTCAAGAGATTCACAAATAAAGGAGTAGAATTTGTTGATGGAAGAGTGGATGAATTCGATTCAGTAATACTGGCAACAGGTTACAGAACTAATGTTCCTTCATGGCTCAAG GAGGATGAGTTCTTTAGCAAAGAAGATGGTTATCCAAGAAAACCGTTTCCAAATGGTTGGAAGGGAAAGAATGGACTTTACAGTGTTGGTTTTACTAAGAAAGGTTTGTTGGGAGCTTCAATTGATGCCCAACGAGTAGCAGAAGACATTGCACAGCAATGGAAATCAGAAACTAAGCATTTTCACTTGAGAGTTTGA